Sequence from the Mugil cephalus isolate CIBA_MC_2020 chromosome 20, CIBA_Mcephalus_1.1, whole genome shotgun sequence genome:
taatgatAAAGGGTTACATAAAACCTGcagtctcattttactctgaattAAAAGCTCACATAAACAACTGAACTGTTTCAAAAGAATCATgtaatcaatatataacccaaactATATTCTAAACTCGACTtaaagtaaccatctttggtTCATTTAACACGTGTAAACACTTGTGACATgctttctttctaaaaatggaaatcaaatatttttcagagagttcttcccaattttgttgcagacgttcccagaaatgtgtgtgacaTTTGTGGGGTGCATTGTAAATATAACACAGAAACAGTTGCAACTAATGCATGTTTTTGGTTGacacatcaaaacatcagagaagCGACAAAAGAAGTAGAAGCCAACTCAACTTCCATGTACGAGCGTCGTACGTCAACTAGTAGCATCATATCGAAAATGTGCTGTAGCTACTTGCTCTCTCACTGCTAGTATAAACTTAGCATAAGTATTACAGGATAAACAACACTGTTCCCTTCATCTGTAAGTGTGCatgttttgtctcatctgtgtaCTTTGTTGCACCCATGAGTTCTAAACCTTGTGTCACCATATCAATGTATATCAAACTCTACGTATGTTACGTATGTTCAAATTTGACAATGTAGGTTCTGCTCTGAAACAGCAAtatctgtaaataaaaagaCCAATGTTCGGACTGGTTAGGGTCTGTTAGTCGTATCCTCAGTGATAAAAGGAAAGAGATAATATTAGGTTGTCTATAAAAGGTTGTACTGAGCACCAGAACAATACGAAGATTATCTAGATTATCTCCATTGATGAGAACAGGCTTGGATTGTGATTGTATTTTACAAATCATACATTGGCTATGCCTAATGTCTGACAATGCCAACATTACAAATAAGATACTGTCAAGGCAAATAAGTGTTTAAATAGgggatgaaataaaacagcttcCCTGatgtttacataaaaacaaaacctcacCTCATGAGTTCCTTACAAattagttttgcattttttttctgatggaaAGTCAAACCCAATCTCCTATCGTCtgcaattacacaaacacaggcaaataCCTGTGGTCCTTAGttgcttctcttctttcagcacTTGACACCAGTTGCTCTCTTAATCCTTCTTCTGAACACAGAGTTTGTTGGACACCTCCTAGGCTCTATTTAATTCATCCTGACATCCATACCTCATAGAACGTAAGTTATTTTGGTAACTTCATTCACTCTTTTGATAAGGCTCCTCCCCTTTTCAGCTCTGGCAAACCATTATATTCATATAATATTAAACAGAGGGCATGACCATTCTCACAATAACTCTTTATTAATTGTATATACTTACTGTTCAAGTTCATTGTTTATATATGCCcattgtttttatatatgtgtatatatatattctgccCTTTAATTGCTTTCTCTAAATACTTTTATTgtaaaagtctaatttatgtttttccattttttggcgctttatttttttacgcttatttaagtgctttgtcttgTACCATTGAAGAAAGTGACTggaattccttgtatgtgcactcATACTTGTCCAATAACgatgattctgattctgatatgcTGCAAAATACGTGCTTCACAAGCACTGTGTTAACTGGTGAACCATACAAGGAATTTGGTTCGCAGTAATAAGGAATACAATGAGTTGGGAAAGATTTtcatttgctgcatttccattacccctagaaaaagagcaaaacctaaatttcacaataaaaagcTGATAATGGAAACACCTATATTTCTTCAAAACTTCTCaaacttaattaaaacattttaatgcttCTGTGAGGTGGTTTATTGCAGATGTAACGGTATAAAAGTTTATAGCTGAAGTGCAAAGGAAACGCTTTTTTCGCATTTTCCAgagtcactggagatgacgcagggggtcatgtgaccagttcatttgaagtccatcttcctcaaagtgagtGTCTGAAATCAATAATCAAATTCTATGCCCTACATAGGGcactcaaaatttcccataaagcattgcgaAAAGTAGTGACCATCCGATGTTCACTCAACAGGTGGTgaatatcccatcatgcattgcgtctctaGAGCCGCCACCATTAATGGccacattttgaagttttggGGCGGATCCataatttttgttatttcatgaacatcatacatatttatttatgggaTGTTTATGAGATATCATGAGACGAGGCTTTACGGGAGTTACAGCTCCTACACCAAAcgcctttcaatggaaacacgtacaaagctcAATTGTACTTTTATTGAAACTTCAAAAATCTTAGTTGCCTTAGTTTTGGGGTGGTTTTGGTTACCCAAAACAATATTCCTTAGGGCTCTGAGTTCATTGCTAATGGTTTGAAATTGTGTACATCTTCATCCATTACTTGCCCatcctctctttccttctccctgGAGGTGTAAACCAACCTGCCCGTGTTACCATAACCTGCTGTACAGAAGCCTGTCAGACGGTATCTTGTCTCGACCTGACACCGCATGAcaaattgtatttcatttggGCGAGAAAATCGATGTATATGCTTGAGCCAAATCTTTAGCTTGCGTCACTCGATGAATCAGAGGCTTTTAAATCAATTGTTCCTttaaaaattactcaaaaataTATGCAGTGTGGCCACTTTTGCATTCAAATGCGGCAAATTTTCCTTGAGATCGAGCAGAATACGTGAATAAAGGCATCTCGGACGTAGAGGTAAAAGACAACCTTCGGTTTTCAAACACAATTTAGTTTTTACGAGACTGATAATTTGCACATCCCTCCGAGCCCCTATCCCGCCCAGACAACTGACTTATTTCACTCGGTGCcgaaaaacagagcaaaacaaaaagaagaaagaaaatttgaCGAGTTAGCAAAGACAGTGCCACTAAATAACAGCATTGACACGACGGAGGAGGGTGTGCCCAACGATCACAGAGGTGAAGTcagggaggggaggaatgttGGCTTCAGATGAAAGCCGGAGCGCAGGCTGGGATGTGTAATAAGTCTACACACATCAGTCTGTTGGTATAATAACCTGGATCCTAGagacaggagaagagaaaagaggaagaaacatGCCAAAACATCTCTCGCTCTCTTAAGTGcgcactctcctcctcctcctttatgcctttctctctttgtctgcaATACcttcaaattattattaattctttattttttttttccagctggcATGGTCAGAACTACAAAATGTCCTTCTTATTTGACATATTGTGATTCATTCACACTCCACATACAATTCAAGCACCTTTATAGGCTTTTACAAAAGATTCTCGATCAAAAAAGGTCAAAGCAAACACAACCGTATGTGTCGTCTGTGTAGTTTTCTCGGTTTGCATCTTTTAGTAAAAGTGTCTCTTGAGTGGGGTAAGGCTACGGCATTAAGAGCCAAAGTCGTGCAATCAAAGCAAGACAGAGCAATTGTCAACAAAGTAAACATGCAAACTACAAACAGAGAAGGGAAGTCCCACTCTTTCCAGTGAACACCGCACAACGAAATATACGTACGGCAGTTagtggggaaagaaaaaaaaaaaaacatgtttcaatCCCATCACATCCACGATGTTTTATcaatttaaaagataatttTGCAAGTcaaaagagaaagtgaaacaGTTTAGAGGCCGTGGTCTTCGGTGAGCTGTGAGCTGACATGTTTGTTAGCCAAGAACTCGCACCTGCGCCGATGCTGGCTTCCATAAAGCTCGTTGTTTATGCCTAAGAAAACCGGTTGTATGGCTACATCCCGTCATACGATCAAGAATCGAATCAGTAATGTTACCCGTGATTCATGGCAGAAGCCGGTTGAGCCCTTCCAGTAGTGCTACATTTCTATGGCTACAGTAGCTGTCAACATTGCAGTAAAGGTTAGCTTTTAGCTATGGATAGCGCCGAGGGGGTGAAATCGGAAGTGGATACATGATACAGACGTTTTAAAAAGTCGTGGGGATAGTTCTGTGAGTGTGCCTCATCCGTCATTTGTCACATACTGGTTATTTGACTTGAAGGTGTGGCTGGACGTTACATACACTGATGTTGTGCGCAAGCCATGCTAGCATTCGTTGCCCGTTCATGGAGTGCAGGGCATTGACGCGCAGGGAACGGGCATTCTAGTCGCAGTTGTTGGtgctaaaaacaaatgcatccgATAAACTTTTCAGCTTCTTTGAATTGTTTTGGCAACCAACAAATTGAACCAAAAATAAATGGGACTACGTTTGGCTAGCTACGTTTGGCTAGCTGGATCATGGTTTTGTGAGCAgtagaggaaacacaaatcaggCAAGCGGAGGTAAAATTCTGTCACGGCAACTCACATAAGCTTCTGAAAGAACATGTGGATTAAGTTCAACagaactaaaatgtaaaaacacaatgctTGTATCTCGGCAACGCAACAGTCTTAAAGGTGCCTGTCCCAAATTTAACTGGTGCAAAAGTTTGTGACAAATATATTAAAGTGCCACTTAGCTTAGTCGTAGCTCACCTGCGGCTAACGGCTAAATGAGGCCACCTCGTCACCAATATGGAGCTGGTTCAGATATCATGAGGTGGACGTGGAACAAACTTGTCCCATAAAGATAATGATTAAGGATTAAggatagcaacacaacaaattcattccaccacctgaagtacaaccacTAGCCAGAGTATGACCAGAACCAGCAAATGAGTCAGGAGAAAGAAACAGCCACATCCTCCGGTaaattagggtgaccagacgtgcccgatttctggggactgTCCCAGACTACAGCGCAGGCTACAATTATTACAGTAGTCGGTTATGCTGCTATTGATGTTACAGATATAGCAGTTTATATATGAAtcaatatgttaaaataaattaaactgtaattgtgctccttttttaattttatcttgataacatttaatttttttcttaatcatccgctgtaaatgtccctggtaaatctggtcaccttacagtaaattaaaaattaaatgtccATACCGTACGATAAGCAAAGCCAGAGATGGAAAGATGAAACCGAAGGGATtgcctggaggaggacatgctgttgttgttttcatatttcagaCTTGTTTGTTCGCTTAAAACTgtagttaagcagcttattttactcattttaaaCTTTCAAGTATCATCTTAGAGGCAGAAGACAGAATGTAGTGACAGAGTCAAAAATATGGATTGGAATTAGAAGGtttttatcgtttttttttttttaaacccagatCGCCCACCTCTTCTCTGAACATTACAAAGGTCACAAACATGGTCGCCCACCTTGGAACATTTACACTTGTTCTTTGGGAACGgaataataaaaactgattaaagTCTACATCTCTGTCTGCTCCGTCTTGGCCTTCTTTCAAAATTCTAAACgtaatatttataatttctgGCTCAATTTATTTACGTTTTCCCAAAATGAAATCCCACGGTGTTCCACTAAAAAAGGTGGGATCTTgaacaatcacacaacagccCACAGCTACCGTTTAAGCTGCATTTCCCTGCTGTAGCTTCACAACGAAAAGCTGATTTCAAACCCTCTGTTAAACTAtagtttccttttattttccctACCAAGTAACACAAAAATCTTAGAAGCATTTTAACATTCGGAACAACTGCGACCGTTTTGTCGTGCAGAGCAAggagctgctgtttgctgcGGTGTTTCTGTCTTAAAGAGGTTTACGGTGTTATCATCGTGAGGCTTTTTGTGCCTTACAAATACAGTGGCAGAAGCTTGGAGGAGCTTTGTGGAACTTATTACATTTATCtgattgaacttttttttatttttttttatttatttattttattattgtgtggAAGTCCTGGTTTTATCTTTGCCAATGAATCTAAGCCTTCAGATAAAATCTTGCTCTAACAAGTTACACCAACCGTCACATGAATGTGTCGCAATAATAATGCAACATAAATAGATCATTCAAATATAAGTACTTCAAATATACGTACTTGATTAatttgctactttttttttttaaccaccatTACCTGGTCATACATTGGACCCTTTGAGGCTTTTTATTGCATCTTTATCTGAATCTGTTCAtttatgcatgaaaataaaagcaatgatGTTTTCACTTTATGTCATTAAATTACAAGTAAAGTAGAATAATGCTATAGTTTGATGTGATATATTAGGTTTTTTTGTTATGGAAATCATTTAATTCCATATGATTCCGTATGTACACAAGAGATTTAAGTTGCATTCAAGAGCAGGCCCACAATCCGGGATTTCCAGATGAGCATAATGACCGTGAGCTGAAATTACAGTGTCCGAGCTTCTGCCAAAATCACAAGTTTTGAGTttctggaaaagaagaaaaaagaaaaaaaaaaaaaaaaggccacgtGAGTTGTAATTGTCCCCCCGTAGTGTAGTGGGACCACAGGAGATGTGTGCCTgcgtcttttcttttcttttttcttcctcttctccagctTTTATCTCATTCGGTTCGTATTCAGGCCCAAATATGAGATTATTACGGGTCAGTTATAAGTGTCTGTTTGATGGAAGTTAATGGCCAATAAAGCCGGGCAGTTTTCAACAGCGGCTTATTGAAATAATTGGGTCTGATCCGCCTTATTTTGCGTTTGGCAAACGGggaaggattttattttagaagAGGCGTTGCGCACGCTGAGCCTATCTGCCATCGCCTGCTGTCTTCGCCACTGAATGACTTATATGCCGTTtatattttcaatttaatttttttgtttttacacgaggggggaaaaaaagacatcttGACGTTGCACACGAGTATTTAATTTGCGTGAAATCATGCAGGGGTCTGATAAACGGAGTTAAACACGAGGTTATTTATCGCCTAAATAGTCAATAAAACGCTTTATAAATGATTACAGTAACAAATAAACCCTAATGATGATATTTTATAAGCCATAAATTCTTTAGGCTACTTGAATGCTTGTTGTATTTATAGATATATCCATCCAGTCACTAAGCATTAAGAAATTGGCGCCTTAACGTTCATTTAGAGAATCGTTCCCCACATACGTTTTAGTCCACTTAATATTTTAATCTCTAAAAATTGCTTTTCACTGAaggtctttttttctcctttttttttgcgttaTTGAGGCCTGGTCTCAGCCAAAGCCCGGGGAGCGCGGATCGGTCGCCGGTGCCGGTTGTGATTTGTGTGACACGGCGCGGCGCTGCAGCCAATGAGCGCGCCGCGTGTGCCAAGCGCAGCCAGAGAGAGGGGGTCCGTGCAGACGCACAGCGCGCACTGGAGGGGAGGAACACACTCTGGTCCTCTCTGCTGCCGGGAGTCTCTTCACAACACGAGGGGAAAACAAACTCTTTGGATTGACAGAAGGAAGGGAAACGCGTGACTGGAAggatattaaacatttaattttttttttatatctggaGTTCTTTTAGTTGACTACGCGTTTGCTTTGTTGATTTAATGTCATGcgtcttttctgtctctcttggACTCAATGATTTTGAACGCTGGCGTTTATGGAGCCTTCAGCTGGGATGTAGCGGAGGGCAAACCCACCTAAACCCGCCATTTCGTTCGGTTTTTAAACGCTGCTGCAGGTTTATGGGAAGTGAAACGCTTCGCTGAAAGTCTGCTGacttttattcttctctttttcttttgatggTGGGTTGCTTTATGATGACCCCCTCCTGGAGGTCATAGCTgacccttctttctttttttttttttttccaaaccgcACCACAGCCCCTCTCCCCAATGATGACTATGAGCTCTATATCGGACACTTTGGTCCCGACTGATCCGTCCAAATCGGCGTTTTTGGAGTTCGCCGGCCACAGTTACCCGGGACACCCCGGACACCAGCAGCCTTCCTCGGGCTTGTCCCACAACCATTACCCGGTCCACGGCTTGCACGCCGTGGGGGCCTCGCAGCACGATGTGCCCTTCTCCTCCGGTGCGTCCTCGTACGGACGCCCGTTGGCATACCCGCCCTACCACAGCTCTGTGAGCGCGCACCACCCGGGGGCTTACCTGCCCTACCAGCACGGGGGTCACGGCGGCGCCCTTGGACACACCAGGCTGGAGGATGCGGGTAGGTTTTTACGCACAGCtaaacggaaaaaaaaactgcccaGATCATGTTTgcacttttcctttgtttcaagagtttagactttaaaaaaagaaatattaatatatgtttCATTAAGAATTCCCGGAATcgttttgaaatatatttttagtatcAGCGAGATATTTCTGGTTAAACTGAGGTTCTAgggacaataataaaaacacaagttgtgGCTTCAGACATTGAGTGCACCAGTGCGCACAAAACTAATAACTAGTGGgggtataaaaaaaatcagaccaTTAAAATTCCAATagtctgcagagaggaaaaaaaacacgaaaatgAGCCACAGCGGCGCACAATAATTGGATCCACACACAGCTCGGCCACAGCGTCGTGTTTAGTGTACTTTGGGGTTGGACGGGAGACGAGTTTTAAGGCCTGCAGAGGCCGTGTAGACTCTCCACAAGAAGCGGTCAACACCGGTGCTGTGGTGTCCCGCAGCGGCCCGCGGGACATTCAACttccctccaaaaaaaaaaagagagaaaaaaaaaacgccaacCCAAaccctcatcctcatcatcaccaccatcatcatctcccAAATAACAGCCACAGCGTTTCCCTCTCTGCTTCTGCTGGGCCTGCGGTTCTAATCTAGTCTGCTGCCACAAGATTCACAAAACTACtgagtggaaaaagaaaaagaaaaaaaacctatagaaatacatttaaatatattacatCCAGATTTTATGGTTGTTTCATTAAGGATGCTTTATAACTTAATCTGAATTGGGAATAAAATCTTataatttaatgttaaatacTGCATCAtgcaattaaaaatgtaaaatctgagATTTTATCACCAGCTTTTAAGATAATAAGCTACATTAAATGTGCATGGTTCACTCATTGCTCAGACAAAcggtgtctgtctgtcattacATATGTAAAATTAATTGTAAACAGACGCAGAGATGTTTAATCATATTACTGCAATAACGCAGCTCTGTTTGTTCAGCGTGAATGAAGTACTTGACTCCAGGCAAAAggatctttgtttttctttcagaaatatcacttttctttctccttcctcacattacttttctttctttttatttttttttaccataataTATCTGAGGCGCTGCAGGCCATAGGTGCACACATCCAGTCCAGGTGCAACTGGGGCCAGTTTTGGAATTCTGcatttacttttgtctttgttttatcactttaacacaaaaaaaacgccTTCAGCCAACACCTGCTTGCTTTGCTTTTACTCTCAAAAAgtaaagcacaaacacaatagatgaaaaatgaaaagcatttaaaaaaaaaatacaaaatgtccACAGCTTCTCCATTCGCAGACACAAAATTCACAGAAAAGCGTGTACATTTGCATACATGCAAAGCGACTTTAATGCAGCtctattaaaattaaatttgaatccATTAAATGTCCTgaaaggaacttttttttttcctcctttcttccgCGTGCTCTCTGCGTTAATAAAGTAATGCCTCAGCAAATAAAGTTCACTCCATCGGCCGTTAACGAATTCTCAAAacgtgtattttttatttttttttgaaagcatgGCACAGAAAATGATCAGCTGTGACACGCAGTCGGATTCGTGTTGTTAGAAAACGGTCTGATTGGGATCTAATCGACCTCTAAGCAGATTATCGCGTGGCCACGATTCTCAACTTTTTAGGAAACAAAATATTTCGCTCACGCTCATGTGACatgacatgtttcttttttttttggcgtaaTGGCAGGTTTCTGGAGTCACACCGACTCTTACTGTTACAAATGGAGCATTGGAATCCGTGGCGCCAATATCGGCAAAATTCAATCGTGCAAGTTGGAAATTTAAACCTTTCTTTGTCGAatcctttcctgtttttttttgtttttttgtgtttttttttcctgtcctcCACGGTTTCTCCAGGCGAGGAGCTGCAGCTCGGCTGCAGGGTCTGAACGTCTTGTGGGGCCTTGGGCTCGTCCACAGCTGTTCCCTCCTGCCACTGCAGGCTGTGAGCTCATGTCATAACAGAGATCATTGTGGTCGAACATATACGCCGTATAGCTTTCTTgaatggaggaggaagggaggggggggggggaaaataaggaaagaaggagaagagaaagccTCTTGTCTGAGCTGCATGCGGCTGAATTAGTGTAAACCAAACGGGTTTGGAAGTGGATTTATCTTTTCACCTGAAATCACTGTATCTCTCAGCAACCGCTCATAATTACCACAACGGGCTGGCTTTAAATCGACCGCATGTTCTTATCACAGCAGATCGGCGTGTTAAAACTGAACCggttaacaaaacaaacaacgtAACACCACTTACGTCAGGGGTGGGGAGTTTCTAGCCGTCGTAGCGCGTAAAGTTATTATGCGGAatcattttctatatttttcaaattttctcaaACTTCgtatatttataataatctCTAATAATGCAATATTATAAATGTGTCCATGTCAGAATACTCTAATTAGCCactgttatttttctattttgtaaattttgttgAAAAAGTTTTTTGATGGTGACTAAtaattttttacagtgcattatATATTTGTTAATTTCTAATAAAtacgtgataaaaaaaaatcacgtttACACTCTAATGGCTTGagtatataaaactaaataagaCCTCATTCTACACTTTCTTGGTATATTCTTGATATATTAATACTGACTGTTCCTCAAAAAGGCCCAGTGTCTTtcctaatttaaataaataaataaacctaaagTGCGGACACTCAATTGATTTCCTCTGCTTGCTCACCACTCAGAGCATGAGAAGCCCACGGCGGTGATAGAGAACGGGGAGGTGCGGCTCAACGGGAAGGGGAAGAAGATCCGGAAGCCTCGGACCATCTACTCCAGCCTGCAGCTTCAGGCGCTCAACCAGCGCTTCCAGCAAACCCAGTACCTCGCCCTGCCCGAGAGGGCCGACCTGGCGGCCAAGCTGGGCCTCACACAGACCCAGGTAGCGTGGAGGATGGAGTCACACATTTGTAATTTTAGAGAaacttaatttttaatttatttctaattgGGAAAAAACGTGTTTTGTACTAAATACAAGGGAGTGATATCGAAGAAAATCATTATATTGTTAGATCAAAGAGTAACTAAATACGATGAAGGTGAGATACACTTTCGGGCGTGAGTTCATCACTTCACTCAAACTCCCAAAATATGTGTCACAGTGATTTAGACTTTCTCTGTAATTGCTGTTGATCACACCTCTGATTGTTTCCCTGTTGAGTCACAATTAAATCCCAACCCCGGTACACTCTTGGTGACGGATGTCATCTCACGTTCCCGCGTCTCTTAATTAGAAACTAGGTCCACGGCAAAAAACGTGGAAGCTGCGTGAGGGGAAAGTCATTGGTTGTCGCGTGAAATCTTAAGGAAAAAGGAGGCGTGTGGCGCGGAAGCTACGTACAATCAGACGTAGGCACCCGGTGGAgcctttttctgtgtttttgaatttGTGTCTTCAGCCGAGGCTCAGACTTGCTCACCGTTTCCACtccttttatttgtctgttttcttttgtccctGAAgtgtacgtacacacacacacacacgtgcgcggTCAAAGGCACAACAAAAGCTTAATTGCGGCGGTTTAGTTTAGTGTCACGTGAGCCGACGCCGGGTCGTGTTTTTGCAGCCTCAAGGTCATTCTGCTacttttaatttgtgatttATTGTAGCGTGACATCAAACTGCTGCGACTCGGCTTTTATCCACCAGataaagagctgaatatctgtCGTTCCTGCTTCTCTAAACCTGAATACGTTGGGAGAAGTAGCCAGATTGTCAGCAGATATCGTACGGTCATTCTTAAAAATGTGTCCTAACGTTTTGCAAATAGCTcaagttgtcttttttttgtgcaac
This genomic interval carries:
- the LOC124997328 gene encoding homeobox protein Dlx4a-like — its product is MMTMSSISDTLVPTDPSKSAFLEFAGHSYPGHPGHQQPSSGLSHNHYPVHGLHAVGASQHDVPFSSGASSYGRPLAYPPYHSSVSAHHPGAYLPYQHGGHGGALGHTRLEDAEHEKPTAVIENGEVRLNGKGKKIRKPRTIYSSLQLQALNQRFQQTQYLALPERADLAAKLGLTQTQVKIWFQNKRSKYKKIMKNGPCGPEGDHLAPPAPSSSSPCSLWDIGMAAKGAPVHSGGYMNNFGHWYPGHQQDSMPRTQMM